A part of Limihaloglobus sulfuriphilus genomic DNA contains:
- a CDS encoding JAB domain-containing protein has product MKEIFVLKEGGRNNHIESPKDLFKQTKEIKIDHYQENCIIFYLDTRNNIIDYEILFKGGVSCCAIDPKNIFRNVLLKKASNIAIAHNHPSGNLEPSNEDVRIFKQLRKAGDILHITILDFLIFNEKEFYSVKCYERG; this is encoded by the coding sequence ATGAAAGAAATATTTGTGTTAAAAGAGGGCGGACGAAATAATCATATTGAAAGCCCCAAAGACCTGTTCAAGCAGACAAAAGAAATCAAGATCGACCACTACCAGGAGAATTGTATAATATTTTATCTGGATACCCGTAACAATATAATAGACTACGAGATACTTTTCAAAGGCGGTGTTTCATGTTGTGCAATTGACCCCAAAAATATATTTAGAAATGTTCTTTTGAAGAAAGCCTCAAATATAGCGATAGCTCATAACCATCCGAGTGGAAATTTAGAGCCATCAAATGAGGATGTCAGGATTTTCAAGCAATTAAGAAAAGCCGGCGATATACTTCACATTACAATACTTGATTTCTTGATATTCAACGAAAAGGAATTTTATTCCGTGAAATGCTATGAGAGGGGATGA
- a CDS encoding response regulator has protein sequence MIEDKIVVLIVDDLEGQINTNTDLCELNDCEVITAQSLKEAKVKLDEHQETIDFAIVDYKLSNDPSNQDGALVISYINTRYPKIKTIFITAYDDEVALHEFYACKATKYVNKMDGAAPEMLDECIQELIRMIK, from the coding sequence ATGATTGAAGATAAAATTGTCGTTTTAATTGTTGACGATTTGGAAGGTCAGATCAATACAAATACTGACTTATGTGAGTTGAATGACTGTGAGGTAATTACAGCTCAAAGCTTAAAAGAAGCAAAAGTTAAACTTGATGAACATCAAGAAACAATAGATTTTGCAATTGTTGACTACAAACTTTCTAATGATCCATCTAATCAAGATGGAGCTTTAGTAATTTCGTATATTAATACGAGATATCCTAAGATAAAAACAATTTTTATAACAGCTTATGATGACGAAGTAGCCCTACATGAATTTTATGCATGTAAAGCGACGAAATATGTAAACAAAATGGATGGGGCTGCACCAGAAATGCTTGATGAATGTATTCAAGAATTGATAAGAATGATTAAATAA
- a CDS encoding DNA-methyltransferase — protein sequence MIEINRIHLMDALEGLKKLENDSVDLIVTDPPYNIASANALTIQRGSLKSTEAAWGDWDMFHPFDYKILICRVLIESYRVLKPGGSLYMFTAQEDNGYFIHKARERGFQLRRVLAMVRKNPLPSFSKRNWRSGFELCMYLTKPSKGKNSGYKDVTFNFLSQQDCINVFVYTNGKKHTKHPTEKPQDFIELLVMISSNPGDLVVDPFMGGGTTAAASRKHGRRFIGFELNKDYIKMGNKRLSDLED from the coding sequence ATGATAGAGATCAATAGAATTCACCTAATGGATGCCCTTGAAGGGCTAAAGAAGCTTGAAAACGATAGCGTAGATTTGATTGTAACAGACCCGCCGTATAACATCGCATCGGCAAACGCCCTTACAATTCAGCGGGGAAGTCTAAAAAGCACTGAGGCAGCATGGGGTGACTGGGATATGTTTCATCCGTTTGATTACAAGATTCTAATATGCCGGGTACTGATTGAATCTTACCGGGTGCTAAAGCCCGGCGGTTCATTATACATGTTCACAGCACAGGAGGATAATGGCTACTTTATACACAAGGCCAGAGAAAGAGGTTTTCAGCTACGCCGGGTGCTTGCTATGGTCAGGAAGAACCCGCTCCCCAGCTTTTCAAAACGTAACTGGCGAAGCGGGTTTGAGCTTTGCATGTACTTGACCAAGCCTTCAAAAGGCAAAAACTCAGGGTATAAGGATGTAACTTTCAATTTTCTAAGCCAGCAGGACTGTATTAACGTATTCGTGTATACAAACGGTAAAAAACACACTAAGCATCCTACAGAAAAGCCCCAGGATTTCATAGAACTGCTTGTAATGATAAGCTCAAACCCCGGCGATTTGGTGGTTGATCCGTTTATGGGCGGCGGGACAACCGCAGCTGCATCTCGAAAACATGGCCGCAGATTCATAGGTTTTGAGCTCAATAAGGACTATATCAAGATGGGTAATAAGCGATTGTCTGACCTGGAGGATTAA
- a CDS encoding ATP-binding protein: protein MQFSQDFIWILEAFELNNNGFSIRCPHCFEWNDYMCNPDEIAIRSEDEFRAILDGLTSTPDTFEHEKLFRCKRKQWECPARFEAFVFPNEKDALNQIDIPKSWSMKRDFRLYKHSHRDNDRWPDFVCALFCAQNVIRQKDIKLSHFVNTEFLVNACEGIGTEIGAPYTVYIAGASKLDTMCNWFPVDVKSSTFSVPRGYRKFCSTCRQAVYSKILELFIHDNPNLISCQKCDINDCSAKINNIVDTNINWTVCPEILEYRKQYDPCFISDAELLAKVETKWNKSKERDVVEHECYAGFTEYAKPIIVHDHLIATAVTGQRLSKLSDLRPINELIEKYPFLSSAKSELENIRNSILSDQKTSGNNESSLNCELFEQKSAMIERIAKSQYNNIRRLSESSFKQELLGRINADRNNPEFFSTTVPDILDRMREFWAFESAYLLEWSAESEEVLVTAMSHNENKQIIDSPGISLGALDTASIEQLQQHPVPYLLFCSEEEDLHDLLKKQVDAAKTSDNSFLKNPFMKVLTGLFFKAISDQRLKIPRGACYYFTAVPLANKLHYIFVFAVRDKKLVSAVRPQADGGISQMCQDIILQTCVDIVHGFSDVREFLDKYEQSWVDFSRTMSHRIGNEIDTINNSVFYLDKICKKGRLMNSFWKQKSPTVKKSIISSLNMLNDLKLLYGKIDPTIKPVNLEKLIFHSILSLIDEDCFDFLNELKIETIMVDETLFLQVFKELTINSINMSNNSDVKIKLEISQEGNYHAIKFTDNCQVIPNEDRMRIFEKNYTTRKSGTGLGLAIIKRIIKKHKGSIECMRPDSNYKFNINIPL from the coding sequence ATGCAATTTTCACAAGACTTTATTTGGATATTGGAAGCTTTTGAATTGAATAATAACGGTTTTTCTATTCGTTGCCCACACTGTTTTGAGTGGAATGATTATATGTGTAATCCTGACGAAATAGCTATCAGATCTGAAGATGAGTTTAGAGCGATTCTAGATGGACTAACCTCTACCCCTGATACTTTTGAGCATGAGAAATTGTTTAGATGTAAACGGAAACAATGGGAATGTCCAGCTCGATTTGAAGCTTTTGTTTTTCCAAATGAAAAAGATGCTTTGAATCAGATTGATATACCTAAGTCGTGGTCTATGAAAAGAGATTTTCGCTTGTATAAGCATTCTCATCGAGATAATGATAGATGGCCTGATTTTGTCTGCGCGTTGTTTTGCGCGCAGAATGTAATTCGCCAAAAAGATATTAAATTAAGTCATTTTGTAAATACCGAATTTTTAGTTAATGCTTGCGAAGGTATTGGAACCGAAATTGGGGCGCCTTATACTGTATATATTGCAGGTGCTTCAAAATTAGATACAATGTGCAATTGGTTTCCAGTTGATGTAAAGAGTTCTACTTTTTCTGTTCCGCGTGGCTATCGTAAATTTTGTTCAACCTGTAGGCAGGCAGTATACAGTAAAATACTAGAATTATTTATTCATGACAATCCCAATCTCATTTCATGTCAAAAGTGTGATATAAATGATTGTTCCGCGAAAATAAATAATATTGTTGATACTAATATTAATTGGACTGTGTGTCCTGAAATTTTAGAATACAGAAAGCAATATGATCCCTGCTTTATTTCTGATGCAGAACTACTTGCAAAAGTAGAAACGAAATGGAACAAGAGTAAAGAGAGAGATGTGGTTGAACATGAGTGTTACGCTGGATTTACGGAATATGCCAAACCTATAATAGTTCATGATCACTTAATTGCCACTGCCGTTACAGGGCAACGCCTATCAAAATTGAGTGACCTCAGACCCATTAATGAGTTAATAGAAAAATACCCGTTCCTGTCATCGGCAAAAAGTGAATTAGAGAATATACGTAATAGTATTCTATCAGATCAAAAAACCAGTGGCAATAATGAATCTTCATTAAATTGTGAGCTTTTTGAACAAAAAAGTGCAATGATTGAAAGAATAGCTAAATCACAATACAACAATATACGAAGGCTGTCTGAGTCAAGTTTTAAACAAGAATTATTAGGTCGAATTAATGCAGATAGAAATAACCCTGAATTTTTTTCAACTACAGTACCCGATATTCTTGATAGAATGCGAGAGTTTTGGGCATTTGAATCAGCGTACCTTCTCGAATGGAGTGCTGAGTCTGAAGAAGTACTCGTAACAGCAATGAGTCATAATGAAAATAAGCAAATCATAGATTCGCCCGGAATCTCATTAGGAGCACTTGACACCGCATCAATAGAACAATTACAGCAACATCCTGTTCCATATTTATTATTTTGTTCAGAAGAAGAGGATTTGCATGATTTATTAAAGAAACAAGTAGACGCTGCCAAAACGTCGGATAATTCATTTTTAAAAAATCCTTTTATGAAAGTTCTTACAGGGTTGTTTTTTAAGGCAATCTCTGATCAGAGACTAAAAATACCTAGAGGTGCATGTTATTATTTCACAGCGGTACCATTGGCAAACAAATTGCATTATATTTTTGTTTTTGCTGTCAGAGATAAAAAATTAGTAAGTGCAGTTAGACCGCAAGCGGATGGAGGTATCAGCCAAATGTGTCAAGATATAATCTTGCAGACATGCGTTGATATTGTTCACGGTTTTAGTGACGTCAGGGAGTTTTTAGACAAATATGAACAAAGTTGGGTGGACTTTTCTCGCACGATGTCACACAGAATAGGAAATGAGATTGACACAATTAATAATTCTGTCTTTTACTTGGATAAGATTTGTAAAAAGGGAAGGCTAATGAATTCTTTTTGGAAGCAAAAATCTCCCACTGTTAAGAAGTCAATAATAAGTTCTCTTAACATGTTAAATGATCTAAAATTACTTTATGGCAAAATAGATCCCACCATAAAACCTGTTAATCTCGAGAAATTAATATTTCACTCAATTCTTTCATTAATTGACGAGGATTGCTTTGATTTCTTAAATGAATTAAAAATAGAGACAATTATGGTTGATGAAACTCTTTTTTTGCAAGTTTTTAAGGAACTAACAATAAATTCCATTAATATGTCAAATAATTCAGATGTAAAAATAAAATTAGAGATTTCTCAAGAAGGGAATTATCATGCAATTAAATTTACTGACAATTGCCAGGTTATACCAAATGAAGATAGAATGCGAATCTTTGAAAAAAATTATACTACACGAAAAAGCGGAACAGGATTAGGCCTCGCTATCATTAAAAGGATTATAAAAAAACACAAAGGTTCTATTGAGTGTATGCGGCCAGATTCAAACTATAAATTTAATATTAATATACCTCTATAA
- a CDS encoding tyrosine-type recombinase/integrase → MKTEYRMYGRDSEKLADSISDADNKILAGYLRYCSTTAGPKKVNDYRRYMLQFMDVIEKPLDKITKDDAIDFWALVNHSTHELQTKIMMRRTVKRFLKWFYRDLDMLEALKNTKGPLVNPKKINKSVLFKPDEIRRMLHAAERIRDKALLMLLVETGARPQEIRDLKWGDVNLDEKEVHLYSSKTARDRDLPILHSFPYIFHWYENWAFPDPMAEDYVFPALVKHYSSRNKSISTSYMNRIIQSLANKAGVNRRVNTYLLRHTRLTEVYKLGVKGVEHNKFAGHTPGSKHQNVYVHLDNRDLKQALMKNVYSKDVAVANENFQTQPVNNTGTASIQMIQQQMLFLQQELLKLQAVDVAGGAANRPKQQLPCNII, encoded by the coding sequence ATGAAGACTGAATATAGGATGTATGGCCGTGATTCTGAAAAACTCGCTGACTCTATTTCTGATGCTGACAATAAGATACTGGCCGGCTATCTGCGTTACTGCTCAACTACTGCGGGTCCTAAAAAAGTCAATGATTATCGGCGATACATGTTGCAGTTTATGGATGTTATTGAAAAACCCCTTGATAAAATCACGAAAGATGATGCTATTGATTTTTGGGCTTTAGTGAATCATTCAACTCATGAACTCCAAACCAAGATAATGATGCGAAGGACTGTGAAGCGTTTCTTAAAATGGTTTTATCGTGACCTTGATATGCTTGAGGCTTTGAAAAATACAAAGGGGCCTTTAGTTAACCCCAAGAAAATAAATAAGAGTGTGTTGTTCAAACCAGATGAGATAAGACGAATGCTTCATGCTGCTGAACGAATACGAGACAAAGCATTATTGATGCTTTTAGTAGAAACTGGCGCTCGCCCGCAGGAGATACGTGACTTGAAATGGGGTGATGTGAATTTGGATGAAAAAGAAGTACATTTATATTCCTCCAAAACTGCCCGAGATCGGGATTTGCCGATACTTCATTCGTTTCCCTATATATTTCACTGGTACGAAAATTGGGCCTTCCCCGATCCTATGGCAGAAGATTATGTGTTTCCGGCATTGGTGAAACACTATTCTTCACGGAATAAATCAATTTCAACCAGCTACATGAATCGGATAATTCAATCACTAGCAAACAAAGCAGGTGTAAATCGGAGAGTAAATACATATCTACTCAGACATACAAGGCTTACCGAAGTGTATAAGCTCGGGGTCAAAGGGGTTGAACACAATAAATTTGCAGGTCATACACCGGGAAGTAAACATCAAAATGTATATGTGCATCTTGATAATCGTGACCTTAAACAGGCTCTGATGAAAAATGTATATTCGAAGGATGTAGCTGTAGCTAATGAGAACTTTCAAACTCAACCTGTAAACAACACCGGCACAGCCTCGATCCAAATGATCCAACAACAAATGCTCTTCCTCCAGCAGGAGCTATTAAAGCTCCAGGCGGTTGATGTCGCCGGTGGGGCGGCAAACCGTCCAAAGCAACAATTGCCCTGCAATATAATTTAG
- the istB gene encoding IS21-like element helper ATPase IstB, whose product MSVNKHLTELLKELHLPVFREYYQELAKKAAADELSYEEYLFELAQRECELRRVNKVARLVKASKLPLKKTLDTFELNRLPLKIRRQVKVLAEGGFADRRENILAFGKPGSGKTHLLCGICHALARQGRKVYFGTCDLMVQGLLRAKEELVLDKLLKKLGKFDVLMIDDFGYVKQNREEMEVLFTLLAYRYERGSVLITSNLPFSKWEVIFKDPMTTAAAIDRLVHHSVILELNVPSYRAEQARKRKKQGQ is encoded by the coding sequence ATGTCTGTGAACAAACATCTAACAGAGCTGCTAAAGGAGCTTCATCTGCCGGTATTCAGGGAATACTATCAGGAGTTGGCTAAGAAGGCCGCGGCGGATGAGCTTAGTTATGAGGAATACCTCTTTGAGCTTGCTCAGCGGGAATGTGAGCTTCGTCGTGTGAATAAGGTCGCCCGGCTTGTAAAGGCATCAAAGCTGCCGCTGAAAAAAACGCTTGATACGTTTGAGCTTAACCGGCTGCCGCTGAAGATACGCAGACAGGTCAAGGTGCTTGCAGAAGGCGGCTTCGCAGACCGCAGGGAGAACATACTGGCCTTCGGCAAGCCCGGCAGCGGCAAGACACACCTGCTATGCGGTATATGCCATGCTCTTGCCCGGCAGGGAAGGAAGGTGTACTTCGGCACCTGTGACCTGATGGTGCAGGGACTGTTGAGGGCTAAAGAAGAGCTTGTGCTGGACAAGCTGCTCAAGAAGCTTGGGAAGTTCGATGTGCTGATGATCGATGACTTCGGATACGTCAAGCAGAACCGTGAGGAGATGGAAGTGCTGTTTACCCTGCTGGCATACCGGTATGAACGCGGCAGTGTACTGATCACCAGTAACCTGCCGTTCAGCAAGTGGGAGGTGATCTTCAAGGATCCAATGACCACCGCTGCCGCTATCGACCGGCTGGTGCACCACAGCGTGATACTGGAACTCAACGTGCCCAGCTACAGGGCAGAACAGGCCAGAAAACGCAAGAAACAGGGGCAATAA
- the istA gene encoding IS21 family transposase — protein sequence MQNKHRFKYQAADAAGIGVKTARKYLNSGKLPSQCRPVHNWRTRKDPFEADWPYIEQMLFDSRGTLEVKSIFDDLQGKFPGRYQNGQLRTLQRKVKAWKALYGPSKEVFFSQHYEPGQWCCSDFTSMNKLNITIAGRPFEHKIYHFVMCYSNWQSFSICPSESFESLSQGLQDALWRLGGVPWYHRTDNLTSAVKKVGSPEIFTDKYQGLADHYGFEPVKTNPASPHENGDVEKSNHLFKKAVDQHLIMRGSRDFVSLEEYEKFLRKITDRMNLNNHDRLLEELKVLGDLPHLRYDDFESRECKVSRAGTIRLLHNTYSVHSRLVGETVNVRIYADNLEIWYAQSCIEVLPRLRGENGHHINYRHIIDQLVRKPGAFENYIYKDDLYPSSIFRIAYDILREGLSIREANKQYLKILELAAKEGESLVNEALRFQINTDENINFEVVREFVEAGTRPPDPTVVCIELPEPAYYDALYEEPLCVCL from the coding sequence ATGCAGAACAAACACAGGTTTAAGTATCAGGCGGCTGATGCAGCCGGCATTGGTGTAAAGACCGCCCGTAAGTATCTAAACAGCGGTAAGTTACCCAGTCAATGCCGTCCGGTTCACAACTGGCGTACCCGCAAGGACCCGTTTGAAGCCGACTGGCCTTATATCGAACAGATGCTGTTTGACAGCCGGGGTACACTGGAGGTCAAAAGTATATTTGACGATCTTCAGGGCAAATTTCCCGGCAGGTATCAGAATGGTCAATTACGAACGCTTCAGCGTAAAGTCAAGGCCTGGAAGGCCCTTTACGGCCCATCTAAGGAGGTGTTTTTCTCCCAGCATTATGAACCTGGCCAGTGGTGCTGCTCCGATTTCACCAGCATGAACAAGTTAAATATCACGATAGCGGGCCGGCCGTTTGAGCATAAGATATACCACTTTGTGATGTGCTATTCGAACTGGCAATCGTTTTCTATCTGTCCCTCAGAGAGTTTTGAGAGTCTCTCACAGGGCCTTCAGGACGCTCTATGGAGGCTTGGCGGCGTACCCTGGTATCACAGGACTGATAATCTTACCAGTGCCGTCAAGAAAGTGGGCAGTCCCGAAATCTTTACGGACAAATACCAGGGGCTTGCCGACCATTACGGATTTGAACCTGTAAAGACCAACCCTGCCAGTCCTCACGAGAACGGAGATGTCGAGAAGAGCAACCATCTGTTCAAGAAGGCGGTAGATCAGCATCTTATTATGCGGGGCAGCCGGGATTTTGTGAGTCTTGAAGAATACGAGAAGTTCCTTCGTAAGATTACGGATCGGATGAACCTCAACAACCATGATCGTCTTCTCGAGGAACTGAAGGTTCTGGGTGATCTTCCGCACCTTCGTTATGACGACTTTGAGTCCAGAGAGTGCAAGGTCAGCCGGGCCGGCACCATCCGTCTGCTGCACAACACCTATTCGGTACACAGCAGGCTTGTAGGCGAGACGGTTAATGTACGTATATATGCCGACAACCTTGAGATCTGGTATGCACAGAGTTGTATCGAAGTTCTACCTCGTCTGCGTGGTGAGAACGGCCACCATATCAACTACAGGCATATAATCGACCAGCTGGTAAGAAAACCCGGGGCATTTGAGAATTACATTTACAAGGATGATCTGTACCCTTCAAGCATCTTCCGGATAGCTTATGACATACTTCGCGAAGGCCTGAGTATCAGGGAGGCCAACAAGCAGTACCTCAAGATACTTGAACTGGCTGCCAAAGAAGGTGAATCTCTGGTCAATGAGGCTTTAAGATTCCAGATCAATACCGATGAAAACATCAACTTCGAGGTTGTAAGAGAGTTCGTTGAGGCCGGTACCAGGCCGCCTGATCCGACAGTGGTCTGTATCGAACTACCAGAGCCGGCTTATTACGATGCACTGTACGAGGAACCGCTATGCGTATGTCTGTGA
- a CDS encoding ATP-binding protein produces MNIEKLARWLEPIIPDKIKTWMKARDMGDISMRQLIEKQIISTAYRIFGDPRKAMILSLPPYKITNKPIKLGNVWYDHKRQVFGLNYEQLLQHTAIFGRSGAGKSNIVMNIFRQLIGRDMPTLFLDWKRNGREILPHVTKKVNVYTAGRKVNSFPFNPFIPPPGVELNVYIQHVVDVMAEAYTLGDGARSLIQKALVSANMKLGVAPSVDQLIDELELISESSKSDKSRSRGWKTTAMRALEELKLANLTGGSSKEQQMFTIGLATSINVIELDSLSISTRKFIIPLLFSWIYQVKLSSSQREKLSLVLILEEAHNVLYRTQRSTETLTEQLLRQAREIGIGVILVDQQPSQISPTVLGNVHTSVIMNLKDPADITKAAGLSLLDDTEKYYLTRLEIGVGIVKLQSTWQRPFIVSFDHLKLDKGKITDEVLLRLAQGKSPRFPQRQGICTDTGRGSRGRLADTGFAGVEDGVLLLVNDIIVHPDDGVRVRYKRIGLSVGKANRLKQELLVLGWIRQRAVAVGITRKVILEIADEGKRVFGLPTKLDAMLHSPVKPEKNGRIDVGLVIDHIQASNEDNKLRKESMEHAYWKYRYAKKLAELGYTVQVEAPVGAGFADLAAQKGQERLIFEIETGSSDFVKNLTQGLQLADTVVMVATSEMAMQRIEKTLAKKGLLIQGRVEMVLKDKSRYFKG; encoded by the coding sequence ATGAACATCGAAAAATTAGCGAGGTGGCTTGAGCCGATTATACCGGATAAGATCAAAACCTGGATGAAGGCTCGTGATATGGGAGACATCTCGATGCGTCAGTTGATTGAAAAACAGATCATTTCAACGGCATACCGTATATTCGGTGATCCCAGGAAAGCTATGATCCTTTCACTACCACCATATAAAATTACGAATAAACCGATTAAGCTTGGAAATGTCTGGTATGATCATAAACGGCAGGTGTTTGGACTTAATTATGAACAACTATTGCAACACACGGCCATTTTTGGACGTTCCGGTGCAGGCAAGAGTAATATAGTGATGAACATATTCAGGCAGTTGATAGGTCGAGATATGCCAACGCTTTTTCTGGACTGGAAACGAAACGGTCGCGAGATTTTGCCGCATGTAACAAAAAAGGTTAATGTCTATACAGCCGGGCGAAAGGTGAATTCTTTTCCGTTTAACCCGTTTATACCACCTCCTGGAGTAGAGCTTAATGTCTATATTCAGCATGTGGTTGATGTGATGGCTGAGGCCTATACCCTTGGTGATGGGGCAAGAAGCCTGATTCAGAAGGCTCTTGTTTCGGCTAATATGAAACTCGGGGTTGCTCCATCAGTGGATCAATTAATTGATGAGTTGGAACTGATATCTGAATCTTCTAAAAGTGATAAATCACGAAGCAGGGGCTGGAAGACTACTGCGATGCGAGCTTTGGAAGAACTAAAATTGGCAAACCTTACGGGAGGAAGTTCTAAGGAACAGCAGATGTTTACTATAGGACTTGCAACTTCGATCAATGTAATCGAACTTGACAGTCTTTCAATCTCAACCAGAAAATTCATCATTCCATTGCTATTCTCATGGATATACCAGGTAAAGCTCTCGAGCAGTCAGCGTGAGAAATTAAGCCTTGTACTAATACTCGAAGAGGCACATAATGTACTATATCGAACCCAGCGATCAACCGAGACACTGACCGAGCAACTTCTAAGACAGGCAAGGGAGATTGGGATTGGAGTAATCCTTGTTGACCAGCAGCCCTCACAGATAAGTCCGACAGTCCTTGGCAACGTTCACACAAGTGTGATTATGAATCTCAAAGACCCGGCAGATATAACAAAGGCGGCAGGATTATCATTGCTTGACGATACCGAAAAATACTATTTAACCCGCCTTGAAATAGGTGTAGGAATCGTAAAACTCCAAAGCACCTGGCAGAGACCCTTTATTGTTAGCTTTGATCACCTGAAACTTGACAAGGGTAAGATCACTGATGAGGTGCTGCTTCGGCTGGCCCAGGGCAAATCTCCGCGGTTCCCCCAGCGTCAGGGCATTTGCACTGATACCGGGCGGGGTTCGCGGGGTCGGCTTGCTGATACCGGCTTTGCCGGGGTAGAAGACGGTGTCCTTCTACTTGTTAATGATATTATTGTTCACCCTGATGATGGAGTAAGGGTAAGATACAAGCGTATAGGTTTGAGCGTTGGCAAGGCCAACAGACTCAAACAGGAGCTACTTGTTCTTGGTTGGATCAGACAGAGAGCGGTTGCAGTAGGCATTACCCGCAAGGTAATACTCGAGATTGCAGATGAAGGCAAACGGGTGTTCGGCTTGCCTACCAAGCTCGATGCAATGCTTCATAGCCCGGTTAAACCTGAGAAGAATGGCAGGATTGATGTCGGGCTTGTTATAGACCACATACAGGCATCTAACGAGGATAATAAACTCCGTAAGGAATCGATGGAACATGCCTACTGGAAGTATCGGTATGCAAAGAAGTTGGCGGAGCTTGGCTATACGGTTCAGGTTGAGGCACCGGTTGGGGCAGGGTTTGCCGACCTTGCCGCACAAAAGGGTCAAGAGCGGCTTATCTTTGAGATAGAGACTGGTAGCTCGGATTTTGTTAAAAACCTCACACAGGGTCTCCAGTTGGCCGACACGGTTGTAATGGTTGCTACCAGCGAGATGGCTATGCAAAGGATCGAAAAAACACTGGCTAAAAAAGGCCTGCTTATTCAGGGCAGGGTTGAGATGGTGCTAAAGGACAAGTCCCGGTATTTCAAAGGGTAA
- a CDS encoding IS110 family transposase — protein MLSELKYKCCVGLDVHKKFIYCYAMDNEGELLFEKKVNNDPYELDKFFTRISKDSKIALESCSCWEYVYDYLIDKGFTNVQLANPSRVGLIISSKKKTDRHDAKALADLVRTNLLPKSYAPSHIIREQRQITRYRASLGRIKGIIKNKIHAILTRKGIKNPYDNIFTEKGIEFLQSLDLDWTERLQIDDYIGILRHLSHKSKKSEQMIKDYAEQNPFAKLLISIPGVAPYSSISILGEIGEIKRFSNARKLTSFAGLNPSVYQLSIGALN, from the coding sequence ATGTTATCAGAACTAAAATATAAATGTTGTGTAGGATTGGACGTACACAAAAAATTTATCTATTGTTATGCAATGGATAATGAAGGTGAATTACTTTTTGAAAAAAAAGTAAACAATGATCCATATGAATTGGATAAATTTTTCACAAGAATAAGTAAGGATTCTAAAATTGCTTTGGAATCTTGTAGTTGTTGGGAATACGTTTATGATTACCTTATAGATAAAGGATTTACTAATGTACAATTAGCAAATCCCTCAAGAGTAGGATTAATTATTTCATCAAAGAAAAAAACAGACAGACATGATGCAAAAGCCTTAGCAGATTTAGTCAGAACAAATCTGCTACCAAAAAGTTATGCTCCCTCTCACATAATAAGAGAACAAAGACAAATAACAAGATATCGAGCATCGCTTGGAAGAATAAAAGGCATAATCAAAAACAAGATTCATGCTATATTAACAAGAAAAGGTATCAAAAATCCGTATGATAACATTTTCACAGAGAAAGGAATTGAATTCCTTCAGTCTTTGGATCTTGATTGGACTGAAAGACTTCAGATTGATGATTATATCGGAATTTTAAGACACTTAAGTCATAAATCCAAAAAATCAGAGCAAATGATTAAGGATTATGCTGAGCAGAATCCTTTTGCAAAATTGCTAATAAGTATACCAGGGGTTGCACCTTATTCGTCAATTTCGATATTAGGAGAAATTGGAGAAATCAAAAGATTTAGTAATGCAAGAAAGTTAACTTCCTTTGCAGGATTAAACCCTTCGGTTTATCAATTGTCAATCGGCGCTTTAAATTAG